In Acidovorax sp. GBBC 1281, a single window of DNA contains:
- a CDS encoding phosphoglycerate kinase, with translation MHILRFSDLCAQGQARGQRVFIRADLNVPQDDAGHITEDTRIRASVPCIQMALDAGAAVMVTSHLGRPTEGTLQPADSLAPIAKRLGELLGREVPLVADWVDGVAVQPGQVVLLENCRVNPGEKKNDPALAKKMAALCDIYVNDAFGTAHRAEGTTYGIAEYAKTACAGPLLSAEIDAITKALAHPARPLAAIVAGSKVSTKLTILKSLADKVDQLIVGGGIANTFMLAAGLSIGKSLAEPDLLDQARAVIDAMKARGAEVPIPTDVVVAKTFSADAPATVKAPADVADDDLILDIGPETAKKLAAQLKQAGTIVWNGPVGVFEFAAFENGTKAIAQAIAESSAFSIAGGGDTLAAIAKYGIEKDVGYISTGGGAFLEVLEGKTLPAFEILQKRAQG, from the coding sequence ATGCACATCCTTCGCTTTTCCGACCTCTGCGCCCAAGGCCAGGCCCGTGGCCAGCGCGTGTTCATCCGCGCCGACCTGAACGTGCCGCAGGACGACGCCGGCCACATCACCGAGGACACGCGCATCCGCGCCTCGGTGCCCTGCATCCAGATGGCGCTGGACGCCGGCGCCGCCGTCATGGTGACGAGCCACCTGGGCCGCCCGACCGAGGGCACGCTGCAGCCCGCCGACTCGCTCGCCCCCATCGCGAAGCGCCTGGGCGAACTGCTGGGCCGCGAGGTTCCGCTGGTGGCCGACTGGGTGGACGGCGTGGCCGTGCAGCCCGGCCAGGTCGTGCTGCTGGAGAACTGCCGCGTGAACCCCGGCGAGAAGAAGAACGACCCCGCTCTGGCGAAGAAGATGGCCGCGCTCTGCGACATCTACGTGAACGACGCCTTCGGCACCGCGCACCGGGCCGAGGGCACGACCTACGGCATCGCCGAATACGCCAAGACCGCCTGCGCCGGCCCGCTGCTGTCGGCCGAGATCGACGCCATCACCAAGGCCCTGGCGCACCCCGCACGGCCGCTGGCGGCCATCGTGGCGGGCAGCAAGGTCTCGACCAAGCTCACCATCCTCAAGAGCCTGGCCGACAAGGTGGACCAGCTCATCGTGGGCGGCGGCATCGCCAACACCTTCATGCTGGCCGCCGGCCTTTCGATCGGCAAGAGCCTGGCCGAGCCCGACCTGCTGGACCAGGCCCGCGCCGTGATCGACGCCATGAAGGCGCGCGGCGCCGAGGTGCCGATCCCCACCGACGTGGTGGTGGCCAAGACCTTCTCGGCCGATGCGCCCGCCACGGTGAAGGCCCCCGCCGACGTGGCCGACGACGACCTGATCCTGGACATCGGCCCCGAGACCGCGAAGAAGCTGGCCGCGCAACTCAAGCAGGCCGGCACCATCGTGTGGAACGGGCCCGTGGGCGTGTTCGAGTTCGCCGCGTTCGAGAACGGCACCAAGGCCATCGCCCAGGCGATCGCCGAATCGAGCGCGTTCAGCATCGCGGGCGGCGGCGACACGCTGGCGGCCATCGCCAAGTACGGCATCGAGAAGGACGTGGGCTACATCTCCACCGGCGGCGGCGCCTTCCTGGAAGTGCTGGAAGGCAAGACGCTGCCGGCCTTCGAGATCCTGCAAAAGCGCGCGCAGGGCTGA
- a CDS encoding AzlC family ABC transporter permease, whose product MSARGLGALVRHPAYRQGVLDMFGTSVGVGAWGLVTGVAMVKSGMSVPMAIFMSLAVYAGSAQLTVIPLMAVGAPLWVVWLTASCVNLRFVIFSSLWRSYFAHLPLRRRLAVGYFSGDVIFVAFMKRYPQPTPQPEQVPYFWGAASINWLSWQVPSITGILLANVVPLSWGLGFAGVLALLGVMLSMLFDRATWLATGVAMTAAIAAFALPLKLNILVAIAAAVAVGLIIETVDRHLRKPEVLLVPAESVLPPEEKKHVQDGDVVPLREERHP is encoded by the coding sequence ATGAGCGCCCGGGGACTGGGCGCGCTCGTCCGGCATCCCGCCTACCGCCAGGGCGTGCTGGACATGTTCGGCACCAGCGTGGGCGTGGGCGCCTGGGGGCTGGTGACCGGCGTGGCCATGGTCAAGAGCGGCATGTCGGTGCCGATGGCGATCTTCATGTCGCTCGCGGTGTACGCGGGCAGCGCGCAGCTCACGGTGATCCCGCTGATGGCCGTCGGCGCGCCGCTGTGGGTGGTGTGGCTCACGGCCTCGTGCGTGAACCTGCGCTTCGTCATCTTCAGCAGCCTATGGCGCAGCTACTTCGCGCACCTGCCGCTGCGCCGGCGCCTGGCGGTGGGGTATTTCAGCGGCGACGTGATCTTCGTCGCGTTCATGAAGCGCTACCCCCAGCCCACGCCGCAGCCCGAGCAGGTGCCGTACTTCTGGGGTGCCGCGTCGATCAACTGGCTGTCCTGGCAGGTGCCGTCGATCACGGGCATTTTGCTGGCCAACGTGGTGCCGCTGTCGTGGGGCCTGGGCTTCGCCGGCGTCCTGGCGCTGCTGGGCGTGATGCTGTCCATGCTGTTCGACCGCGCCACCTGGCTGGCCACGGGCGTGGCCATGACGGCGGCCATCGCGGCGTTCGCGCTGCCGCTCAAGCTGAACATCCTGGTGGCCATCGCGGCGGCCGTGGCCGTGGGCCTGATCATCGAGACGGTGGACCGCCACCTGCGAAAGCCCGAGGTGCTGCTGGTGCCGGCCGAGAGCGTGCTGCCCCCCGAGGAGAAAAAGCACGTGCAGGACGGCGACGTGGTGCCGCTGCGCGAGGAACGCCACCCATGA
- a CDS encoding DMT family transporter, translating to MPALSPRQLVALILVTLIWGFNWPVMKLGVAGFPPLAFRAISLWLGLPVLALALVLLKAPFAVPRAYWLPLAGLGLVNMVLWHAFSITAIPSLSSGRAAILGYTMPIFSAVLGALCFGHRLAPRAWAGVAAAAGGVLLLLWHELSQLGGRPVGVGLMLTAAACWALGTQLLRRSTLPLPVLTLSFWMTVQSTVVLSLLSLLLEHDRWQAPSAVGWGAIAFNAVLVLGFAQPAWFFLVRGLPPVASTLSVMMIPVLGVFSGAVWLGERLHWQDWAAVALMVLAIASVLWPQRPAATAGAA from the coding sequence ATGCCCGCCCTGTCCCCCCGCCAGCTCGTCGCCCTGATCCTCGTCACCCTCATCTGGGGCTTCAACTGGCCGGTCATGAAGCTCGGCGTGGCGGGCTTTCCGCCGCTGGCGTTCCGCGCGATCTCGCTGTGGCTCGGCCTGCCGGTGCTGGCCCTGGCGCTGGTGCTGCTCAAGGCCCCGTTCGCCGTGCCGCGCGCGTACTGGCTGCCGCTGGCGGGCTTGGGGCTGGTCAACATGGTGCTGTGGCACGCCTTCAGCATCACGGCCATTCCGTCGCTGTCCAGCGGGCGCGCGGCCATCCTGGGCTACACCATGCCGATTTTCTCGGCCGTGCTGGGCGCGCTGTGCTTCGGCCACCGCCTGGCGCCGCGCGCCTGGGCGGGCGTGGCGGCGGCGGCCGGGGGCGTGCTGCTGCTGCTGTGGCACGAGCTGAGCCAGCTCGGCGGCCGGCCCGTCGGCGTGGGGCTGATGCTCACCGCCGCCGCCTGCTGGGCGCTGGGCACGCAACTGCTGCGGCGCAGCACCCTGCCGCTGCCAGTGCTGACCCTGTCGTTCTGGATGACGGTGCAGAGCACCGTGGTGCTGAGCCTGCTGTCGCTGCTGCTGGAGCACGACCGCTGGCAGGCCCCGTCCGCCGTGGGCTGGGGTGCCATCGCCTTCAACGCGGTGTTGGTGCTCGGCTTCGCGCAGCCGGCGTGGTTCTTCCTGGTGCGGGGCTTGCCGCCCGTGGCGTCCACCTTGAGCGTGATGATGATTCCGGTGCTGGGCGTGTTCAGCGGCGCGGTCTGGCTGGGCGAGCGCCTGCACTGGCAGGACTGGGCGGCCGTGGCGCTGATGGTGCTGGCGATCGCGTCGGTGCTGTGGCCGCAGCGCCCTGCGGCCACAGCGGGTGCGGCATGA
- a CDS encoding EamA family transporter — MSAAARAPGGDAMATRDVLAAMAVVVIWGVNFVAMKWGLRYFTPFQLGAVRYLFAALPLVFFLKPPRMHWRWVLLFGLFQGVGQFGFGFFALKLGMTAALASVLMQTQVFFTALFAFGILRERPGRPLVVGMAIAAVGLACFAMNFIGPGATGTGVGGATMVGICLTLCAAASWAVSNIVSRMAQRASPGYKPLSFVVWSSLVPVLPFAALSALTDADAGRWLHWDAWAALPPVAWGSIAYLGWVATIVGYGLWTGLLTRYPANRVAPFSLGVPVVGLAAGLLVLGEVVTAWQWAGVACVVLALGCVVLGPRWERR, encoded by the coding sequence ATGAGCGCGGCGGCCCGCGCGCCGGGCGGCGATGCCATGGCCACGCGCGATGTGCTGGCCGCGATGGCGGTGGTGGTCATCTGGGGGGTCAATTTCGTGGCGATGAAGTGGGGCCTGCGCTACTTCACGCCGTTCCAGCTCGGGGCCGTGCGCTACCTGTTCGCCGCGCTGCCGCTGGTGTTCTTTCTCAAGCCGCCGCGCATGCACTGGCGCTGGGTGCTGCTGTTCGGGCTGTTCCAGGGCGTGGGGCAGTTCGGCTTTGGCTTCTTCGCCCTGAAGCTGGGCATGACGGCGGCGCTGGCCAGCGTGCTCATGCAGACGCAGGTGTTCTTCACCGCGCTGTTCGCGTTCGGCATCCTGCGCGAGCGGCCCGGGCGGCCGCTGGTGGTAGGCATGGCGATCGCGGCGGTGGGCCTGGCGTGCTTCGCCATGAACTTCATCGGGCCGGGGGCCACCGGCACGGGCGTGGGCGGGGCGACGATGGTGGGCATCTGCCTCACGCTGTGCGCGGCCGCGTCCTGGGCGGTGTCCAACATTGTCTCGCGCATGGCGCAGCGGGCATCGCCGGGCTACAAGCCGCTGTCGTTCGTGGTGTGGAGCAGCCTGGTGCCGGTGCTGCCGTTCGCGGCGCTGTCGGCCCTGACCGATGCGGACGCGGGCCGCTGGCTGCACTGGGACGCCTGGGCCGCGCTGCCTCCGGTCGCCTGGGGCTCGATCGCCTACCTGGGCTGGGTGGCCACCATCGTCGGCTACGGCCTGTGGACGGGGCTGCTCACCCGCTACCCGGCCAACCGCGTGGCGCCCTTCAGCCTGGGCGTGCCCGTGGTGGGGCTGGCCGCCGGGCTGCTGGTGCTGGGCGAGGTCGTCACCGCCTGGCAGTGGGCCGGCGTGGCCTGCGTGGTGCTGGCGCTGGGGTGCGTGGTGCTCGGGCCGCGCTGGGAGCGGCGCTGA
- a CDS encoding AzlD domain-containing protein, producing the protein MSWSWVEPTIAILGLAAITVVSRAFFMIPERELPLPGWLKRGLKYAPLAALASVIAPEIFMAQGELIGTLQDARLPSVLCAAGYYFWRRGILGTIVVGMVVYLPLHIGLGW; encoded by the coding sequence ATGAGCTGGTCCTGGGTCGAACCCACCATCGCCATCCTGGGGCTGGCCGCCATCACGGTGGTGTCGCGCGCGTTCTTCATGATTCCCGAGCGCGAACTGCCCCTGCCGGGCTGGCTCAAGCGCGGCCTCAAGTACGCGCCGCTGGCCGCGCTGGCCTCGGTGATCGCGCCGGAGATCTTCATGGCGCAGGGCGAGCTGATCGGCACGCTGCAGGACGCGCGCCTGCCGTCCGTGCTGTGCGCCGCCGGCTACTACTTCTGGCGCCGCGGCATCCTGGGCACCATCGTCGTGGGCATGGTGGTGTACCTGCCGTTGCACATCGGCCTGGGCTGGTAG
- a CDS encoding succinylglutamate desuccinylase/aspartoacylase domain-containing protein: MPRTFALPAPDLTPWRAGNTGTEGVWHFDSGLPGRHALISALVHGNELCGAWALQGLLAAGLRPQQGSLTLAFCNLEAFDRFDPADHDASRFTDQDMNRQWSDERMDAGDTRERRRAAALRPFVARADWLLDLHSMHEPGAPLLLTGLHPRNLELARRMGAPEHIVADAGHQDGVRMRDYGHFGLPDAQAGDRRSLLVECGFHGALSSRTVAYDQCARFLAAAQVLSPEALAALLPGWRQPDAPRQWVLEVTGPVVAKSSAFRFTQPFTGLEVIPKAGTVIGDNDGEPVTTPYDDCVLVMPSTRQARAGVTVVRYARRRPL, encoded by the coding sequence ATGCCCCGGACCTTCGCACTCCCCGCCCCCGACCTCACGCCCTGGCGCGCCGGCAACACCGGCACCGAAGGCGTGTGGCACTTCGACTCCGGCCTGCCCGGCCGCCATGCCCTCATCAGCGCCCTGGTGCACGGCAACGAGCTTTGCGGCGCCTGGGCGCTGCAGGGCCTGCTGGCGGCGGGGCTGCGCCCCCAGCAGGGATCGCTCACGCTGGCGTTCTGCAACCTGGAGGCCTTCGACCGCTTCGATCCGGCCGACCACGACGCCTCGCGCTTCACCGACCAGGACATGAACCGCCAGTGGTCCGACGAGCGCATGGATGCGGGCGACACGCGCGAGCGCCGCCGCGCCGCCGCGCTGCGGCCCTTCGTGGCGCGCGCCGACTGGCTGCTCGACCTGCATTCGATGCACGAGCCCGGGGCGCCGCTCCTGCTCACCGGCCTGCACCCGCGCAACCTGGAGCTGGCCCGCCGCATGGGCGCGCCCGAGCACATCGTGGCCGATGCGGGCCACCAGGACGGCGTGCGCATGCGCGACTACGGGCACTTCGGCCTGCCCGACGCGCAGGCCGGCGACCGGCGCTCGCTGCTGGTGGAATGCGGCTTCCATGGCGCGCTGTCCAGCCGCACCGTGGCCTACGACCAGTGCGCGCGCTTCCTCGCGGCGGCGCAGGTGCTCAGCCCCGAGGCGCTGGCCGCGCTGCTGCCCGGCTGGCGCCAGCCCGATGCGCCACGCCAGTGGGTGCTGGAGGTGACCGGCCCGGTGGTCGCCAAGAGCAGCGCCTTCCGCTTCACGCAGCCGTTCACCGGCCTGGAAGTGATCCCCAAGGCCGGCACGGTGATCGGCGACAACGACGGCGAACCCGTCACCACGCCGTACGACGACTGCGTGCTCGTCATGCCCTCCACGCGCCAGGCGCGCGCAGGGGTGACGGTGGTGCGCTACGCCCGCCGCCGGCCGCTGTAG
- the pyrF gene encoding orotidine-5'-phosphate decarboxylase: MTFIDMLQGAAAQNDSMLCVGLDPEPDRFPAAMRGDARKIYDFCAAIVDATADLACAFKPQIAYFAAHRAEDQLERLMAHMRATAPHVPVVLDAKRGDIGSTAGQYAREAFERYGADAVTLSPFMGFDSIEPYLAYHGKGAFLLCRTSNPGGDDLQNQRLASVDGQPLLYEHVARLAQGPWNTNGQLGLVVGATYPAEIERVRALAPTLPLLIPGVGAQGGDAAATVRAGRREGGPILVNSSRAILYAADGEGFATAARAVALATRDTLNAARA, encoded by the coding sequence ATGACCTTCATCGACATGCTGCAGGGCGCGGCCGCGCAGAACGACTCCATGCTGTGCGTGGGCCTGGACCCCGAACCCGACCGGTTTCCCGCAGCGATGCGTGGCGACGCCCGCAAGATCTACGACTTCTGCGCCGCCATCGTCGATGCCACCGCCGACCTGGCCTGCGCCTTCAAGCCGCAGATCGCCTATTTCGCCGCGCACCGCGCCGAAGACCAGCTCGAACGCCTCATGGCCCACATGCGCGCCACCGCGCCGCACGTGCCGGTGGTGCTGGACGCCAAGCGCGGCGACATCGGCTCCACCGCCGGGCAGTACGCCCGCGAGGCCTTCGAGCGCTACGGCGCCGATGCGGTGACGCTCTCGCCCTTCATGGGCTTCGATTCCATCGAGCCCTACCTGGCCTACCACGGCAAGGGCGCCTTTTTGCTGTGCCGCACCTCCAACCCGGGCGGCGACGACCTGCAGAACCAGCGGCTGGCCAGCGTGGACGGGCAGCCGCTGCTGTACGAGCACGTCGCGCGGCTGGCGCAGGGCCCGTGGAACACCAACGGCCAGCTGGGCCTGGTGGTGGGTGCCACCTACCCGGCCGAGATCGAGCGCGTGCGCGCCCTGGCGCCCACGTTGCCGCTCTTGATTCCCGGCGTGGGCGCGCAGGGCGGCGATGCGGCGGCCACGGTGCGGGCCGGGCGGCGCGAGGGCGGCCCGATCCTCGTGAACTCGTCCCGCGCCATCCTGTACGCGGCCGATGGCGAGGGCTTCGCCACAGCCGCGCGCGCCGTGGCCTTGGCCACGCGGGACACGTTGAACGCCGCCCGCGCCTGA
- the fmt gene encoding methionyl-tRNA formyltransferase — MKIVFAGTPDFARVALQRLLDAGFTVPLVLTQPDRPAGRGMKLQASPVKQCALEHGIAVAQPRSLRLDGKYPEDAAAARDALVAAGADAMVVAAYGLILPQWVLDLPARGCLNIHASLLPRWRGAAPIHRAIEAGDAETGVTIMQMDAGLDTGDMLLIEKTAIGPRDTTATLHDRLADLGGRMVVQALQRAARGGLAATPQPAEGVTYAHKIEKAESAIDWALPAESIGRRIRAFDPFPGASTTLDGEAIKVWSYEIDSTMPANSMPCGQILSVNDAGVTVACGHGALRLTTLQRAGGKRLPVADFLRGFALAPGMVLGGGAPAGARE, encoded by the coding sequence ATGAAGATCGTCTTTGCCGGCACGCCCGACTTCGCCCGCGTCGCCCTCCAGCGCCTGCTGGACGCCGGCTTCACCGTCCCCCTCGTCCTGACCCAGCCCGACCGGCCCGCCGGCCGGGGCATGAAGCTGCAGGCCTCGCCCGTCAAGCAGTGCGCGCTGGAGCACGGCATCGCCGTGGCGCAGCCGCGCAGCCTGCGCCTGGACGGCAAGTACCCCGAGGACGCCGCCGCGGCGCGCGATGCGCTGGTCGCCGCCGGGGCCGATGCCATGGTGGTGGCCGCCTACGGGCTGATCCTGCCGCAGTGGGTGCTGGACCTGCCGGCCAGGGGTTGCCTGAACATCCACGCCAGCCTGCTGCCGCGCTGGCGCGGCGCCGCGCCCATCCACCGCGCGATCGAGGCGGGCGATGCCGAGACGGGCGTGACCATCATGCAGATGGATGCCGGCCTGGACACGGGCGACATGCTGCTCATCGAAAAGACCGCCATCGGCCCGCGCGACACCACGGCCACGCTGCACGACCGGCTGGCCGACCTGGGCGGCCGCATGGTCGTCCAGGCGCTGCAGCGCGCCGCCCGCGGCGGCCTGGCCGCCACGCCCCAGCCCGCCGAGGGCGTGACCTACGCGCACAAGATCGAGAAGGCCGAGAGCGCCATCGACTGGGCCCTGCCCGCCGAGTCGATCGGCCGGCGCATCCGCGCCTTCGACCCGTTCCCCGGCGCATCGACCACGCTGGACGGCGAGGCGATCAAGGTGTGGAGCTATGAAATCGATAGCACGATGCCGGCGAATTCCATGCCGTGCGGGCAGATTCTGTCCGTGAACGATGCCGGCGTGACGGTGGCCTGCGGCCACGGCGCGCTGCGCCTGACCACGCTGCAGCGCGCGGGCGGCAAGCGCCTGCCGGTGGCCGACTTCCTGCGCGGCTTCGCGCTCGCGCCCGGCATGGTGCTGGGGGGCGGCGCGCCGGCCGGGGCGCGGGAATGA
- a CDS encoding LysR family transcriptional regulator, with the protein MQLKWLEDFIVLAQERSYTRAAELRHVTHPAFGRRIRALEAWAGTPLVEPGSGPVRLTAAGQVFLDTAEQMARNLAQSHEELRAVAGRQARTVTLTTGRTLARTVVADLLVRLRPVMKDCELCILTRALADTVALLERGEADFSIAYHHPALAIRLDARQFSHITLASDRLVPVSRATAQGAALHPLAGAGPIPYLAYARTLALGRLVEDQLAHHPVTQRLQRTVECDSADAQYEYVHKGLGVAWLPWSMVHADCKAGRLAKAGDRSMEAKFDVRLYRPKRRLSTQAEAIWHAIATR; encoded by the coding sequence ATGCAGCTCAAGTGGCTGGAAGACTTCATCGTGCTGGCGCAGGAGCGCAGCTACACCCGCGCGGCCGAGCTGCGCCACGTGACGCACCCGGCCTTCGGGCGCCGCATCCGCGCGCTGGAGGCCTGGGCCGGCACGCCGCTGGTCGAGCCCGGCAGCGGCCCCGTTCGGCTGACGGCGGCGGGCCAGGTCTTTCTGGACACGGCCGAGCAGATGGCGCGCAACCTCGCGCAGTCGCACGAGGAGCTGCGCGCGGTGGCCGGGCGCCAGGCGCGCACCGTCACGCTCACCACGGGCCGCACGTTGGCCCGCACCGTGGTGGCCGACCTGCTGGTGCGGCTGCGCCCGGTGATGAAGGACTGCGAGCTGTGCATCCTGACCCGCGCGCTGGCCGACACCGTGGCCCTGCTGGAGCGCGGCGAGGCGGACTTCTCCATCGCCTACCACCACCCGGCGCTGGCCATCCGGCTGGATGCGCGCCAGTTCTCGCACATCACGCTGGCCTCGGACCGGCTGGTGCCGGTGTCGCGCGCCACGGCGCAGGGCGCGGCGCTGCACCCGCTGGCGGGCGCCGGCCCCATTCCCTACCTGGCCTACGCGCGCACGCTGGCGCTGGGCCGGCTGGTGGAGGACCAGCTGGCGCACCACCCGGTCACGCAGCGCCTGCAGCGCACGGTGGAGTGCGACTCGGCCGATGCGCAATACGAATACGTGCACAAGGGCCTGGGCGTGGCCTGGCTGCCGTGGTCCATGGTGCATGCCGATTGCAAGGCCGGCCGGCTGGCCAAGGCGGGCGACCGCAGCATGGAGGCGAAGTTCGACGTGCGGCTGTACCGGCCCAAGCGCCGGCTGAGCACGCAGGCCGAGGCGATCTGGCACGCCATCGCCACGCGGTGA
- a CDS encoding Bug family tripartite tricarboxylate transporter substrate binding protein encodes MHAHPAFRRTLLLCGLALLAAGPAAAQDSYPSKPITIVVGYPPGGSTDLTGRTVAQELGARLGVPVVIENVGGAGGAIGAQKVASAAPDGYTLLVGASNEIAINKLVTKKVKYDVKDFTAIGVIASQPLVLVASTGSGVKNATEFTQRVSKNPGKYSYGSSGVGTSLHLAGEMVKEQGKLFMTHIPYRGVAPLTNDLLGNNLEFGVFVLSSGLPHIKSGKVVALGTTEAKRSAITPDIPALAELPQYKNVDIGVWFALMGPAKLPKPVHDKLKKALNEALQSPDFRKKMEASGSTVASTSLNADQFIASEVAKYQKIVEFAKIEE; translated from the coding sequence ATGCATGCCCACCCCGCCTTCCGCCGCACGCTGTTGCTGTGCGGCCTCGCCCTGCTGGCCGCCGGCCCCGCCGCCGCGCAGGACAGCTACCCAAGCAAGCCCATCACCATCGTCGTCGGCTACCCGCCCGGCGGCAGCACCGACCTCACCGGGCGCACGGTGGCGCAGGAACTGGGCGCGCGCCTGGGCGTGCCGGTGGTGATCGAAAACGTGGGTGGCGCCGGCGGCGCCATCGGCGCGCAGAAGGTGGCCAGCGCCGCGCCGGACGGCTACACGCTGCTCGTGGGCGCGAGCAACGAGATCGCCATCAACAAGCTGGTGACCAAGAAGGTCAAGTACGACGTGAAGGACTTCACCGCCATCGGCGTGATCGCATCGCAGCCGCTGGTGCTGGTGGCCTCCACCGGCTCGGGTGTGAAGAACGCGACCGAGTTCACGCAGCGCGTGTCCAAGAACCCCGGCAAGTACAGCTACGGCAGCTCGGGCGTGGGCACCTCGCTCCACCTGGCGGGCGAGATGGTCAAGGAGCAGGGCAAGCTGTTCATGACGCACATCCCCTACCGCGGCGTGGCCCCGCTCACCAACGACCTGCTGGGCAACAACCTGGAGTTCGGCGTGTTCGTGCTCTCCAGCGGCCTGCCCCACATCAAGAGCGGCAAGGTCGTCGCGCTGGGCACGACCGAGGCCAAGCGCTCGGCCATCACGCCCGACATTCCCGCGCTGGCCGAGCTGCCGCAGTACAAGAACGTGGACATCGGCGTGTGGTTCGCCCTGATGGGCCCGGCCAAGCTGCCCAAGCCCGTGCACGACAAGCTCAAGAAGGCGCTGAACGAGGCGCTGCAGTCGCCCGACTTCCGCAAGAAAATGGAAGCCTCCGGCTCGACCGTGGCCTCCACCAGCCTGAACGCCGACCAGTTCATCGCCTCGGAAGTGGCCAAGTACCAGAAGATCGTCGAATTCGCCAAGATCGAGGAGTGA